Proteins co-encoded in one Oncorhynchus gorbuscha isolate QuinsamMale2020 ecotype Even-year unplaced genomic scaffold, OgorEven_v1.0 Un_scaffold_2778, whole genome shotgun sequence genomic window:
- the LOC124026569 gene encoding pro-neuropeptide Y-like — translation MLAAKHSCEHRTVIQRNHLQSSQHKMRPNAAMSLGMLAVYLLICMSNLMAAYPSKPVIPAEDAPVEDFAKYFSALRHYINQITRQRYGKRSSPDMVFSDLLQRESTESIPLASYGRYEDLPLWW, via the exons ATGCTTGCTGCCAAACACAGTTGCGAGCACAGAACAGTCATTCAACGAAACCATCTCCAGTCTTCACAACATAAA ATGCGCCCCAACGCAGCGATGTCTCTGGGTATGCTGGCCGTGTACTTGCTGATATGCATGTCCAATCTGATGGCCGCGTATCCATCCAAACCCGTCATTCCCGCAGAAGATGCGCCTGTCGAGGACTTCGCCAAGTACTTCTCTGCACTCAGACACTACATCAACCAAATCACTCGACAGCG GTATGGGAAAAGATCCAGCCCTGATATGGTGTTCTCTGACCTGCTACagagggagagcacagagagcaTCCCACTAGCAAGCTATGGAAG ATATGAGGATCTACCGTTGTGGTGGTGA